A single Acidobacteriota bacterium DNA region contains:
- a CDS encoding glycosyltransferase, with product MTSRRVCIVTPAYLASTPRVVREADALAAAGYRVRVVFTQGPIERLRAFDDALIAERAWRADAFKWSADRAAERRAFQLTGVRHRVARCLSPGPFDLPGLAERGEGRIYPELARLAAREPADLFIGHYPAGLAAAAWAARRHAARLGYDVEDLHADIVPDAPEWQRPRARILTVERRYVPACVHLTAASGPMADAFAARYGTARPVVVHNCHPWAERAAMDGRVIDRTGAELSLFWFSQTIGQDRGIQDAIRAMGRVRRLVQIHLRGSIDDGVRRTLLEVASAAGVGARVHFHPPCAPRDLLSRAAEHDVGLALEVGDSLNKRLTVSNKLFLYLTAGLAVAATDVPGQQGVADTVPAAVATYSAGDIGALGQLLDGWASDPDRLSAATRAALDAARTRWNMEAEAESLVRAVGQCFTPGVPAAVHA from the coding sequence ATGACGAGTCGCCGCGTCTGCATCGTGACTCCCGCGTACCTCGCGTCGACGCCGCGCGTCGTCCGAGAAGCCGATGCTTTGGCGGCCGCCGGATACCGCGTGCGCGTTGTCTTCACGCAGGGACCGATCGAACGGCTCCGGGCGTTCGACGACGCGCTCATCGCGGAGAGGGCGTGGCGTGCCGACGCGTTCAAGTGGTCCGCGGATCGAGCCGCCGAGCGGCGAGCCTTTCAGTTGACGGGCGTTCGTCACCGCGTTGCACGCTGCCTGTCGCCCGGCCCCTTCGACCTGCCCGGACTCGCGGAGCGCGGGGAAGGGCGCATCTACCCCGAGTTGGCGCGGCTGGCCGCGCGTGAACCTGCCGATTTGTTCATCGGGCACTATCCCGCCGGTCTGGCGGCGGCGGCCTGGGCCGCTCGCCGGCACGCCGCACGGCTCGGATACGACGTCGAGGATTTGCACGCCGACATCGTGCCGGATGCGCCGGAATGGCAACGACCCCGCGCGCGGATCCTCACGGTGGAGCGTCGCTACGTGCCGGCGTGCGTGCACTTGACCGCCGCGTCAGGGCCGATGGCGGACGCGTTCGCGGCACGCTACGGAACGGCGCGGCCCGTCGTGGTCCACAACTGTCATCCCTGGGCGGAACGCGCCGCGATGGACGGCCGCGTGATCGATCGCACGGGGGCCGAGTTGTCGCTGTTCTGGTTCTCGCAGACGATCGGGCAGGATCGTGGCATCCAGGATGCCATCCGTGCCATGGGTCGGGTTCGTCGCCTCGTGCAGATCCACCTTCGCGGCTCGATTGACGACGGGGTGCGACGGACGCTGCTCGAGGTGGCGAGCGCCGCGGGAGTCGGCGCGCGAGTCCATTTCCATCCGCCGTGTGCACCGCGCGATCTTCTGTCGCGTGCCGCCGAACACGACGTCGGGCTCGCCCTCGAAGTGGGCGACAGTCTGAACAAACGATTGACGGTGTCGAACAAGCTGTTTCTGTATCTCACGGCGGGGCTCGCCGTGGCGGCCACGGACGTTCCGGGCCAGCAGGGCGTTGCCGACACCGTTCCGGCTGCCGTCGCGACGTACAGCGCAGGCGACATCGGCGCGCTCGGTCAGTTGCTGGACGGCTGGGCGTCCGATCCGGATCGGTTGTCCGCGGCAACGCGTGCGGCGCTCGACGCGGCGCGCACGCGGTGGAACATGGAAGCCGAAGCGGAGTCGCTCGTCCGGGCCGTCGGGCAGTGCTTCACGCCCGGCGTACCGGCGGCCGTTCATGCCTGA
- the asnB gene encoding asparagine synthase (glutamine-hydrolyzing), translating to MCGIAGVMCWGEPPNPASIGTVERMVASLGHRGPDGRGVAVCAGDLDHRGPGPQVVFGHTRLAILDLSERGAQPMRSADRDVWITFNGEIYNFADLRAELERDGARFQSRTDTEVLLRGYERWGEDVVLRLRGMFAFAIWNGERRTLLVARDRLGIKPLYFHRGDRCLLFASEIRALLASGHVARQLDRTALATFLAYQSVPPPRTLVEGVEMLPPGTLLRVDGAGQVVERQYWDLLDGAVTSPQHDGDVGRARREVRRRLAEAAALHLVSDVPVGVFLSGGIDSSALVALTREAGRVPHTFSVILPGSAEDESRHARVVARRFGAVHEEISLSGQDVRRQIPEALASVDHPSGDGINTFVVARAVRTAGVTVALSGLGGDEVFGGYPSFARMRRLAALGPLWKHSPPPLRRLAAAAVRAIGGESVPSTKAAAVLETDASLPRAFPITRQVFDEATRARLLGRSRPDADDPYVALLEEAASRCRDVEAMSLVSYAECRTYMHDVLLRDADQMSMAHGVEVRVPLLDHPLVEHVVGLPASVKLVAGRSKPLLVDALDGLLPPEITERPKQGFVLPFADWMRTDLRSLCEHHLGRGGLGGREALVAGAIEDVWQRFLARDRSTSWSRPWALVALNAWMEACGIEA from the coding sequence ATGTGCGGGATCGCGGGCGTCATGTGCTGGGGTGAACCGCCGAATCCGGCGTCCATCGGCACCGTCGAGCGCATGGTGGCCTCTCTCGGACATCGAGGACCTGACGGCCGTGGCGTCGCTGTATGCGCGGGCGATCTCGATCACCGTGGGCCCGGTCCGCAGGTCGTGTTCGGGCACACGCGGCTCGCCATCCTCGATCTGTCGGAGCGTGGCGCACAGCCGATGCGGAGCGCCGACCGCGACGTCTGGATCACGTTCAACGGCGAGATCTACAACTTCGCCGACTTGCGCGCCGAGCTCGAGCGGGACGGCGCGCGCTTCCAGAGCCGCACCGACACCGAGGTGCTCCTGCGCGGCTACGAGCGCTGGGGTGAGGACGTGGTCTTGCGGCTGCGAGGGATGTTCGCCTTCGCGATCTGGAACGGCGAACGGCGGACGCTGCTCGTGGCGCGAGATCGGCTGGGCATCAAACCGCTGTACTTCCATCGTGGCGATCGTTGCCTGCTGTTCGCGTCGGAGATTCGCGCGTTGCTCGCGAGCGGACACGTGGCCCGCCAGCTCGACCGCACGGCGCTCGCGACCTTCCTGGCGTACCAGTCGGTGCCGCCGCCGCGCACGCTCGTCGAGGGCGTCGAGATGCTGCCGCCCGGCACGCTGCTTCGCGTGGACGGCGCGGGGCAGGTGGTCGAGCGTCAGTACTGGGACCTGCTCGATGGAGCGGTGACGTCACCGCAGCACGATGGCGACGTGGGGCGCGCCCGTCGCGAGGTTCGCCGGCGCCTGGCGGAAGCGGCCGCGCTGCACCTCGTGAGCGACGTGCCGGTCGGCGTGTTCCTGTCGGGAGGGATTGATTCGAGCGCGCTCGTCGCCCTGACCCGCGAGGCCGGCCGCGTCCCGCACACGTTCTCCGTCATCCTGCCGGGCAGTGCCGAGGACGAGAGCCGGCACGCGAGGGTGGTCGCTCGCCGGTTCGGCGCGGTGCACGAAGAGATCTCGCTGTCGGGGCAGGACGTTCGCCGGCAAATCCCCGAGGCGCTCGCGAGCGTGGACCACCCGAGCGGCGACGGGATCAACACGTTTGTCGTCGCGCGCGCGGTGCGCACGGCGGGCGTGACGGTGGCACTGTCGGGCCTGGGAGGCGACGAGGTGTTCGGCGGCTACCCGTCGTTCGCCCGCATGCGCCGCCTCGCCGCACTGGGGCCGCTGTGGAAGCACTCGCCGCCGCCGCTGCGCCGGCTCGCGGCCGCGGCCGTGCGCGCGATTGGTGGTGAGTCGGTGCCGTCGACGAAAGCCGCCGCGGTGCTCGAGACCGACGCGAGCCTGCCGCGCGCGTTTCCGATCACGCGTCAGGTGTTCGACGAGGCCACCCGTGCTCGGTTGCTCGGACGGAGCCGGCCCGACGCCGACGATCCGTATGTCGCCTTGCTCGAGGAGGCGGCGTCGCGTTGTCGCGACGTCGAGGCGATGAGCCTCGTGTCGTACGCCGAGTGCCGGACGTACATGCACGACGTGCTGCTCCGAGACGCCGATCAGATGAGCATGGCGCACGGCGTGGAGGTCAGGGTGCCGTTGCTCGATCATCCCCTCGTCGAGCACGTGGTCGGCCTGCCGGCGTCGGTGAAGCTCGTCGCGGGACGGTCGAAGCCGCTGCTCGTCGACGCGCTCGATGGTCTGCTGCCGCCCGAGATCACCGAACGGCCCAAGCAGGGTTTCGTGCTGCCGTTCGCGGACTGGATGCGCACCGATCTGCGGAGCCTGTGCGAGCACCATCTCGGGCGCGGCGGCCTCGGCGGCCGCGAGGCGCTGGTCGCCGGCGCCATCGAGGACGTCTGGCAGCGGTTTCTCGCACGGGATCGGTCGACGAGCTGGTCGCGCCCGTGGGCGCTGGTCGCGCTGAACGCCTGGATGGAGGCCTGTGGCATCGAGGCCTGA
- a CDS encoding polysaccharide biosynthesis tyrosine autokinase, with product MPTRPATSSRPRSSATTPRARGTFQIADYLRVLHRRRWTAGLAFLAVFVYGAFSTLKKTPIYEATVQLLIEKDTRRATSIDSVLEQTTSYYDEDFYQTQYRVLQSRALAARAVPELGLTPAAQVPVGDAPGLIERVRGWIGAPKKIPPPPPDENTALSGATSALLGGLTVAPVRNTHLVDLKYRSADPEFAARAANEIADQYIQQTLEARFAASKEAADYLTGQLEEQRKRVAESERALQDYQEQHNAVGVDDRQNVIVQRQANLNAELTKARVERIEKEQLYKQLSTLQGDWAALETFPPVMNNEFVQTLKKQLDQARQQKGQLAARYREGAPQMVQIDGQIQSIEAKIRLEIEKVVQSVKNDYLAAQGREQQFGQALASQTAEAVQLNRKGAEYAALKDEAASARRLYETLLQKANETGVSGEFKGTNIRVVDRAEVPRTPVLPNTKRDLIVAVLMGLGLAAGLAFGFEYLDSRIRTPDEIKEHLGLPFLGLVPAMPAADGMAPLLSDNAPPSFAEAVRAVRTAVVFSSAEEGARTVVVTSTAPGEGKTCVSSNLAVALAQAGQRTLVIDGDMRRPRIHEVFDCLQEPGLSNVLVGTTDLRVATCRTSVPNLFVLSAGHIPPNPAELLGSARFHEIIEELRGQFDWIIVDAPPVMAVTDAVVVANAAWGVVFVVGAEMTSRRHAAVAIEQLAAARAYFIGAVLNRADVQRHGYYYSTYYRKDYKQSYVQTH from the coding sequence ATGCCGACAAGACCTGCGACCTCCTCGCGACCCCGCTCTTCGGCCACGACGCCGCGCGCGCGCGGCACGTTCCAGATCGCCGACTACCTGCGCGTGCTGCATCGGCGCCGCTGGACGGCGGGGCTGGCCTTCCTCGCGGTGTTCGTGTACGGCGCGTTCAGCACGTTGAAGAAGACGCCGATCTACGAAGCCACGGTCCAGTTGCTGATCGAGAAAGACACGCGCCGCGCGACCTCGATCGACTCGGTGCTCGAGCAGACGACGTCCTACTATGACGAGGACTTCTACCAGACGCAGTATCGCGTCCTGCAGAGCCGGGCGCTGGCGGCGCGCGCCGTCCCAGAGCTTGGCCTCACGCCCGCGGCGCAGGTGCCGGTCGGCGACGCGCCAGGGCTGATCGAGCGCGTACGCGGCTGGATTGGCGCACCGAAGAAGATTCCGCCTCCGCCGCCCGATGAGAACACGGCGCTGTCCGGGGCGACGAGCGCGCTGCTCGGCGGGCTGACGGTCGCGCCCGTCCGGAACACCCACCTCGTGGATCTGAAGTATCGATCCGCCGATCCCGAGTTCGCCGCCCGCGCGGCGAACGAGATCGCCGATCAATACATCCAGCAGACGCTCGAGGCCAGGTTCGCCGCGTCGAAGGAAGCGGCCGACTACCTGACGGGACAGCTCGAGGAGCAGCGGAAGCGAGTGGCCGAGAGCGAGCGGGCGCTGCAGGACTATCAGGAACAGCACAACGCCGTGGGCGTCGACGATCGCCAGAACGTCATCGTGCAGCGGCAGGCGAATCTCAACGCCGAGCTGACGAAGGCTCGCGTGGAGCGCATCGAGAAGGAACAGCTCTACAAGCAGCTCTCAACGCTGCAGGGCGACTGGGCCGCCCTCGAGACGTTCCCGCCGGTGATGAACAACGAGTTCGTCCAGACGCTGAAGAAGCAGCTCGATCAGGCGCGGCAGCAGAAGGGCCAGCTCGCGGCCCGCTACCGCGAGGGCGCACCGCAGATGGTGCAGATCGACGGGCAGATCCAATCGATCGAGGCCAAGATCCGGCTGGAGATCGAGAAGGTCGTGCAGTCGGTCAAGAACGACTATCTCGCCGCGCAGGGCCGCGAGCAGCAGTTCGGCCAGGCGCTGGCCTCGCAGACGGCCGAGGCCGTGCAACTGAACCGGAAGGGCGCCGAATACGCCGCGCTGAAGGACGAAGCGGCGAGCGCGCGGCGGTTGTACGAGACGCTCCTCCAGAAGGCGAACGAGACCGGCGTGTCGGGCGAGTTCAAGGGCACGAACATCAGGGTCGTCGACCGCGCCGAAGTGCCGCGCACGCCCGTGCTGCCGAACACGAAGCGCGATCTCATCGTGGCCGTGCTCATGGGCCTCGGGCTCGCCGCCGGGCTGGCGTTCGGGTTCGAGTACCTCGACAGCCGCATTCGCACGCCCGACGAGATCAAGGAGCACCTCGGCCTGCCGTTCCTGGGACTGGTGCCGGCCATGCCGGCCGCGGACGGCATGGCGCCGCTGCTCTCCGACAACGCGCCGCCGAGCTTCGCCGAAGCCGTGCGGGCCGTGCGGACCGCGGTCGTCTTCTCGTCGGCGGAGGAAGGCGCGCGCACGGTCGTGGTGACGAGCACCGCGCCAGGCGAAGGCAAGACCTGCGTCTCGTCGAACCTGGCCGTGGCGCTCGCGCAGGCGGGGCAGCGGACGCTCGTCATCGACGGCGACATGCGCCGGCCGCGCATCCACGAGGTGTTCGACTGCCTGCAGGAACCGGGGCTGTCGAACGTGCTCGTCGGCACCACGGATCTGCGCGTCGCGACCTGCCGCACGTCGGTGCCCAACCTGTTCGTGCTCTCCGCGGGGCACATTCCGCCCAACCCGGCCGAGCTGCTCGGGTCCGCCAGATTCCACGAGATCATCGAGGAACTGCGCGGGCAGTTCGACTGGATCATCGTGGATGCGCCGCCCGTGATGGCCGTGACCGACGCCGTCGTCGTCGCGAACGCGGCGTGGGGCGTCGTGTTCGTGGTCGGCGCGGAGATGACGTCCCGGCGGCACGCGGCGGTCGCGATCGAGCAGCTCGCGGCGGCGCGCGCCTACTTCATCGGTGCCGTCCTCAATCGTGCCGACGTGCAGCGGCACGGCTACTACTACTCGACGTACTACCGGAAGGACTACAAGCAGTCGTACGTGCAGACGCACTGA
- a CDS encoding glycosyltransferase family 4 protein produces MTAIAAPLRVGILATHPIQYYAPWYRALDRLLDLEVLFSHRQTPEGQARAGFGVEFDWDVPVLDGYRHTFLRNVARRPDVGAFWGCNTPDVGRIIAARRFDAVIVHGWATLSYWQAMIACWRTGTPLIVRGDSTLAMPRPGWWRALKAPAFRLFIPRFDAYLVVGARAKEYLTHYGARDDRCFDAPHAVDNAFFAERADRLREDRAGLRRAFGLPEDGVVLLFAGRLVDMKQPMTFVEAVAGLTARHRGVAALVAGDGPLRAALEARVAREALPIRVAGFLNQTEMARAYAAADVLVLPSDGRETWGLVVNEAMACGLPAVVSDRVGCAADLVRADETGAVFRFGSVSDLTRRLEPIVLDASYRDRLGRQARAHIARWDVSIAAAGTVQAVRVVRARRAGEASRSSGAEVTAHQAARGRSSR; encoded by the coding sequence GTGACGGCGATCGCCGCGCCCCTTCGCGTCGGCATCCTCGCGACGCATCCGATCCAGTACTACGCGCCGTGGTACCGAGCCCTCGATCGGTTGCTGGATCTCGAGGTGCTGTTCAGTCACCGCCAGACACCCGAAGGCCAGGCCCGCGCCGGTTTCGGCGTCGAGTTCGACTGGGATGTCCCGGTGCTCGACGGCTACCGACACACGTTCCTGCGCAACGTCGCGCGCCGTCCTGACGTGGGGGCCTTCTGGGGCTGCAACACGCCGGACGTCGGCCGGATCATCGCGGCGCGGCGATTCGATGCCGTCATCGTCCATGGCTGGGCGACGTTGAGCTACTGGCAGGCGATGATCGCCTGCTGGCGCACCGGCACGCCGCTCATCGTCCGCGGCGATTCCACGCTGGCGATGCCGCGTCCCGGATGGTGGCGGGCGCTGAAGGCGCCTGCTTTTCGGCTGTTCATTCCCCGCTTCGACGCCTACCTCGTCGTCGGGGCGCGCGCGAAGGAGTACCTCACGCACTACGGGGCGCGTGACGATCGGTGCTTCGATGCGCCGCACGCGGTGGACAACGCGTTCTTCGCCGAGCGTGCCGACCGGCTTCGTGAGGATCGCGCCGGCCTCCGCCGCGCCTTCGGGTTGCCGGAAGACGGTGTCGTCCTGCTGTTCGCCGGCCGGCTGGTCGACATGAAGCAGCCGATGACGTTCGTCGAGGCCGTCGCCGGTCTGACGGCGCGCCACCGCGGCGTGGCGGCGCTCGTGGCGGGCGATGGCCCGCTGCGGGCGGCGCTCGAAGCACGCGTCGCCCGCGAAGCGTTGCCGATACGCGTTGCGGGGTTCCTGAACCAAACCGAGATGGCGCGCGCCTACGCGGCGGCCGATGTGCTGGTGCTGCCGTCCGACGGCCGCGAGACCTGGGGCCTCGTCGTCAACGAAGCGATGGCGTGCGGGCTGCCCGCGGTCGTGAGCGATCGCGTGGGGTGCGCGGCGGATCTGGTGCGTGCGGACGAGACGGGCGCGGTGTTCCGCTTCGGGTCCGTGTCGGACTTGACCAGACGCCTCGAGCCCATCGTGCTCGACGCGTCGTACCGCGATCGGTTGGGGCGACAGGCTCGCGCGCACATCGCGCGATGGGACGTCTCGATCGCCGCCGCCGGCACGGTGCAGGCCGTCCGCGTCGTACGCGCGCGGCGCGCCGGTGAGGCGTCGCGCTCGTCGGGGGCCGAGGTGACGGCGCACCAGGCGGCGCGAGGCAGGAGCTCGCGGTGA
- a CDS encoding glycosyltransferase family 4 protein: MTRVLVGTSAYNAHVQHMALSLHEHGRLLEYVTSGLDCFDRGPARLARRALSAAAPGVSRELERRTPLVPCAAVRTRWRWELPRVAVRRLGARRLEDWWWERSERALDRYCAARLVSSDAGAFLGVEHGALATLEAAARARKPGIVAFLSPHRCAREQWVEPEYAHDPLLRTPVDAVLAARNARRDAIRDAEAAAAAWIVAGSAFTARTLVAAGVPAEKLLVVAPGGPEPIDPSALPASPPRTCRFLHVGNAAVHKGTHLLLKAWRQVARPGLELHLYGQTTLPAAVLAKAKAAPGGDAIVAHGAVPAATLPAIYREASVLVFPTLCDGFGLVVAEALANGLPVITTANAGAADLIVEGQNGFVIPAADVEALAEALRWSADHPDELFAMRRFALASAARRTWADFRADFWRTVSPAIDNSSCTVQAARIRASA, encoded by the coding sequence ATGACGCGCGTGCTCGTGGGGACGTCGGCATACAACGCGCACGTCCAACACATGGCGCTCAGCCTGCACGAGCACGGGCGCCTGCTGGAGTACGTGACGAGCGGGTTGGATTGCTTCGATCGAGGCCCGGCCCGGCTGGCGCGGCGCGCGCTCAGCGCGGCCGCGCCGGGGGTGAGCCGCGAGTTGGAGCGCCGCACGCCGCTCGTGCCCTGCGCGGCGGTGCGCACGCGTTGGCGTTGGGAGCTGCCGCGCGTGGCGGTCCGCCGGCTCGGGGCGCGGCGGCTCGAGGACTGGTGGTGGGAGCGGAGCGAGCGGGCGCTCGATCGGTACTGCGCGGCGCGCCTCGTCTCGTCCGACGCCGGCGCATTCCTCGGCGTGGAACATGGCGCGCTCGCCACCCTGGAAGCTGCTGCCCGTGCCCGCAAGCCGGGCATCGTCGCGTTCCTCAGCCCGCATCGCTGCGCGAGAGAACAGTGGGTCGAACCCGAATACGCGCACGACCCGTTGCTGCGAACGCCAGTCGATGCGGTGCTCGCCGCGCGCAACGCCCGTCGTGACGCCATCCGCGATGCCGAGGCTGCGGCGGCCGCCTGGATCGTCGCCGGATCGGCCTTCACGGCGCGGACGCTCGTCGCTGCCGGCGTGCCGGCCGAAAAGCTGCTCGTCGTCGCGCCCGGCGGCCCCGAGCCGATCGATCCGTCGGCCCTGCCGGCGTCGCCTCCGCGGACATGCCGGTTCCTGCACGTCGGCAACGCCGCCGTGCACAAAGGGACGCACCTGCTCCTGAAGGCATGGCGACAGGTGGCTCGTCCGGGCCTCGAGTTGCATCTCTACGGGCAGACGACGTTGCCAGCCGCCGTGCTCGCGAAGGCGAAGGCGGCGCCTGGGGGCGACGCGATCGTGGCGCACGGTGCGGTACCTGCTGCGACGCTGCCGGCGATCTATCGTGAGGCGAGCGTGCTGGTCTTTCCCACGCTCTGCGATGGGTTCGGGCTGGTCGTGGCGGAGGCGCTCGCCAACGGGCTGCCGGTGATCACGACGGCCAACGCGGGCGCTGCCGACCTGATCGTCGAGGGGCAGAACGGGTTCGTGATTCCCGCGGCGGACGTCGAGGCGCTCGCCGAGGCCCTGCGTTGGAGCGCCGACCATCCCGACGAGCTGTTCGCCATGCGCCGCTTCGCGCTGGCGTCCGCCGCGCGCCGGACATGGGCGGACTTCCGCGCGGACTTCTGGCGCACCGTCTCGCCGGCCATCGACAACTCCTCGTGCACGGTCCAGGCCGCGCGTATCAGGGCCTCGGCCTGA
- a CDS encoding glycosyltransferase family 4 protein produces the protein MSRAACAAITLAETGGGVAAAARLIWGAFESRWGSDATLVLLDPRAGGATPGLASRVSFGAKLMAAQARHATDWILYTHLSLAQVQDFVPGSMQRPYAVFLHGIELWRPLQRRQRAALEGARLLVANSAYTAGRASEMHPWLGPVAVSGLALPETASDAQLQTSREASAVPSVLIVGRMSSAERYKGHDQLIEAWPAVRRACPDARLVVVGDGDDRPRLQAKAAATTVSSGAIVFTGFVGAAELRELYRQAWIFAMPSRCEGFGLVYLEAMRHGLPCIGAIHDAAREVIDPDVTGVLVDQGDVSTLAAHVIRLLGDDALRASMGRAGRRRVQERFSRARFESRLMSLVDEAFGASAGTRSFVASDAPCRETTR, from the coding sequence ATGAGCCGGGCGGCCTGCGCGGCCATCACCCTGGCGGAGACGGGCGGCGGCGTCGCGGCGGCCGCCAGGCTGATCTGGGGCGCGTTCGAATCCCGATGGGGGAGCGATGCGACCCTCGTCCTTTTGGATCCGCGCGCCGGCGGCGCGACGCCCGGCCTGGCGTCGCGCGTCTCGTTCGGCGCGAAGCTGATGGCGGCTCAAGCCCGTCACGCGACCGACTGGATTCTCTACACGCACTTGTCGCTCGCGCAGGTCCAGGACTTCGTCCCTGGCAGCATGCAGCGCCCGTACGCGGTGTTCCTGCACGGCATCGAGCTGTGGCGTCCGCTTCAACGCCGCCAGCGAGCCGCGCTCGAAGGCGCGCGATTGCTGGTGGCGAACTCCGCCTACACGGCCGGCCGCGCGTCGGAGATGCACCCGTGGCTCGGTCCTGTAGCGGTGTCGGGGCTCGCGCTGCCGGAGACGGCGAGCGATGCGCAGCTCCAGACGTCGCGCGAAGCATCTGCAGTGCCGTCGGTGCTGATCGTCGGACGCATGTCGTCGGCCGAGCGGTACAAGGGCCACGATCAGCTCATCGAAGCCTGGCCAGCCGTTCGGCGAGCCTGTCCCGACGCGCGGCTTGTGGTCGTCGGCGACGGCGACGATCGGCCGCGGCTGCAGGCCAAGGCGGCGGCGACGACGGTCTCGTCAGGCGCCATCGTGTTCACGGGATTCGTGGGCGCGGCGGAGCTTCGCGAGCTGTACCGTCAAGCGTGGATCTTCGCGATGCCCAGCCGGTGCGAGGGCTTCGGCCTCGTCTATCTCGAAGCCATGCGGCACGGCCTGCCGTGCATTGGGGCGATTCACGACGCGGCTCGCGAGGTCATCGATCCGGACGTGACCGGCGTGCTCGTCGACCAGGGCGACGTCTCCACCCTGGCTGCGCACGTGATCCGCCTGCTCGGAGACGACGCGCTGCGAGCGTCGATGGGGCGCGCGGGCCGGCGTCGAGTCCAGGAGCGCTTCAGCCGCGCACGCTTCGAATCACGTTTGATGTCGCTGGTCGACGAGGCGTTTGGCGCTTCTGCCGGCACACGCTCCTTCGTCGCCAGCGACGCGCCATGCCGGGAGACGACGCGGTGA
- a CDS encoding glycosyltransferase has protein sequence MRRTVLHVIPSVAPRDGGPSAAVLGMGRALRTLGWDAQIATTDADGRTRLPVDLGRTVDHHGVPTIFFARALGVGFKWSPALAQWLRQHVTDYDVVHVHAVFSHSSMAAGRACQAAAVPYLVRPLGTLDPWSLGRKAWRKRLLMAGAGRRLLRGAAAMHYTTDEEGRLAETALRGLPRPIVVPNGVDDEWFQVGPAGANVTPRLLSMSRLDPKKGIDRLIAAFHSIADEPHARAWRLTIAGDGEPSYVSTLRALARDGAGRGRIDFPGWVHGRDKRALLAASALFVLASRQENFGIAAAEALAAGLPVVLSAGVNLAHDVRAAGAGWTAGETTEALADVLSLAMRGGEERRRRGARGRRMAEAFRWPAVAAALVDAYVTAASPDTPTRSAAGVVQSHAETPAHGLS, from the coding sequence GTGAGGCGGACCGTGCTGCACGTCATCCCGTCGGTCGCTCCCCGCGACGGCGGGCCGAGCGCTGCGGTGCTCGGCATGGGCCGCGCGCTCCGGACTCTGGGCTGGGACGCGCAGATCGCCACGACGGACGCGGACGGTCGCACGCGCCTGCCGGTGGACCTCGGCCGCACGGTCGACCATCACGGCGTGCCGACGATCTTCTTCGCGCGGGCACTTGGTGTCGGATTCAAGTGGTCTCCGGCGTTGGCGCAGTGGCTGAGGCAGCACGTGACCGACTACGACGTGGTGCACGTCCACGCGGTGTTCTCGCACTCGTCGATGGCTGCCGGCCGTGCCTGTCAGGCGGCCGCCGTGCCGTACCTGGTGCGTCCGCTCGGCACGCTGGATCCCTGGAGCCTCGGTCGCAAGGCCTGGCGAAAACGTCTGCTCATGGCAGGCGCGGGCCGGCGTCTGCTCCGCGGCGCGGCCGCGATGCACTACACGACCGATGAAGAAGGACGACTCGCCGAAACGGCGCTGCGCGGGCTGCCGCGGCCGATCGTCGTGCCGAACGGCGTGGACGACGAGTGGTTCCAGGTCGGTCCGGCCGGCGCGAACGTCACGCCGCGGCTCCTCTCGATGTCGCGGCTGGATCCGAAGAAGGGCATCGACCGGCTGATCGCCGCGTTCCATTCCATCGCCGACGAGCCGCACGCGCGGGCCTGGCGCTTGACGATCGCCGGCGACGGCGAGCCGTCGTACGTCTCGACGCTGCGGGCGCTTGCGCGCGACGGCGCCGGACGCGGCCGCATCGACTTTCCGGGGTGGGTTCACGGCCGGGACAAACGCGCGTTGCTCGCGGCGTCGGCACTGTTCGTCCTGGCGTCGCGGCAGGAGAATTTCGGGATTGCGGCCGCTGAAGCGCTCGCCGCCGGCCTGCCGGTCGTGCTGTCGGCCGGCGTGAACCTCGCGCACGACGTTCGCGCGGCCGGTGCCGGGTGGACGGCCGGCGAGACCACGGAGGCGCTGGCCGATGTGCTCAGCCTCGCGATGCGAGGCGGCGAGGAACGCCGGCGCCGCGGGGCGCGCGGACGCCGCATGGCCGAGGCGTTTCGGTGGCCGGCGGTCGCGGCCGCGCTGGTAGACGCGTATGTCACCGCGGCGTCGCCGGACACACCCACGCGATCGGCGGCCGGGGTCGTGCAATCGCACGCCGAAACACCGGCGCACGGGCTGAGCTGA